A region of the Cryptococcus deuterogattii R265 chromosome 1, complete sequence genome:
ACTGAAAAAACTTACATGGCCATCAAACTCGTAATCGATGCCGGCGGCTTccaatttcttcttcctctgtctctccttcttcaacaattTCTGGTCCGCCTTggctttttcctcttcagtACGTTCTTTTTCatgcttcatcttctccactcgAGCACGCGGCACTTTACGAAACTTTTTGTTGGCGCCGACCCACAGTTGGGGGTGGACTTTGTCAGAGGGAATGACCTATTTACGACAAATATGAATGAAATAAAGAAGTCAGCCGTGCGATTCCCATGAGATGGATATAAAGAGAGTAAGGATAAAACGTACGTGACATTTGAGGAGGTGGCCCATGAGGAGGTAGTTGTTCATGGTGTCGGCAACAATCTCAGCAACAGACTCAGAAGACATCTCGATGTAGGCGTAGTGTTTTGAAGCACCAGTCTAGATTGCATCAGTCAGCAACTGCATGCCAAAACGATGAGAGAAAGATAACTTGCCTTGCGGTTACGAGCCAATCGCACTCGCGTAACATCGCCAAATTGAGAAAAGTACTCCTTCATTTGGTCTTCGTAGAAACCATGAGGTATCCTGCCGAGATAGAGAGTGCCCTTCTTGTCACTCTGTACGCGCATTGTCAATTCAAATCCATATAAAAAGAGGCATGAGATTCaacttgccttcttctttgaagCCTTTTTCAACCTCTGCTGGACAGACTTATCATCCTTCGCGACCATAGGTAAAGATCCCATGTCGACGGTTCTAGCAGCTTCGGCTACCGCAAGGTCCTCCGCATCAGATTCGTCGTCGGAAGAGTCGGCTTCGCcatcagaagaggaaaagccATGGATGTAGACGTCCTCGTccccttcgtcctcttcctgttcGGACTCGGGCTCAGGCTCGAgggccttcttcgccttggATCGAGTCTTTTTTGCAACGGGCTCAGCCTCCTTGACGACTTCCTGGGCCTTACGCTTGCCAGTTTGCTTGATttcctcagccttctcagtgacttccttgccctttttcgCGGCctgcttcttgcccttcttggTGAGGTTTTCAGCCACCTCGGTGATACCGCTCGCTTCGCCAAACTGCTCAAGAGTATCTTCCAAAACTTCTCCAACCTTGTCCGCAACCTTCTTCACAGCGCTTTCAGCTTGTTCCATAAAATCTtcggccttcttcctgttctCCGGGTCCTTGGCAGCTTTTTCAACAGCAGCGGCAGTGTTCTTGGCCGCCTTGGCGGCCTTGTCCGCGACAGCCTTGACATCCACCTCCTGAGCATCCTTCAAAGCCTTGGCAGCTTTACCCCTGACGGGCTTTGCGCTCTCCTGCACCTTGTCCGCGACCTGAGCAGCGGTTTCTCCAGCCTTGCTCTTCGCagccttgcccttcttcttcaaagcgGGAACATCGACCGTttcttccaaagcctcTGAAGCAGCAGCGGGCTCTCCATCATCGAGGACGAGATCACCAGCAACGTCAACGGCGTCAGACACAGTGTTGAGAACAGAGGAAGCAACGTTCATAACGGTGTCCAGGGGGGACTCGGTAGACTTCGGTTTAGCGCCTTTGGAGGCGGGTTTGGACTTCTTACTGGCAGCGCCGGACTTGGATGTGGGAGCGGATCGTTTAGGGGCCATCTCGAAATGTCTTTGTGAacaagagatgaggatgtaAAAGGAATGTTAATTATGAAGTTTTGACGGAGCGCGTGACGTTTTGGGTTACTCCACCAACTTTGACAGCAAATTTGTGGAGCAAACTTATGACGTGTGAACATTTCATTCTAGTTAAACCTATTTCCATTACAAACGAATTGTAATGAAGACTCCTCATTTAGCAACGGACCTCAGTAAGATTTCGGTCGTAGCATATACATGAAAAGCTCATGATCTAAATGCATTTACTGCGCTCGTCAATACTCGGTATAACGTCAATACTGGGTATAATACAGAAAATGGTAACCTGCCATAATACTTGCTTCATATACAACAACCTCAGTCTCTCACAGTCCtgatgaaaaaaaaatctaTTACGTCATTCATCCGCATCCGCGAACCTTTACTTCAATGGATCCAAGTCGCCCCAGTCCAGTGCTCCTGTTCCTCCCGAGCTCTTTCCCCAGACAGGTTTGGGCGCCGCGGTGGGCTGCATAACGCCCGTAGACCAGCCTGGTGGAGGGGAAATGACTGACTGTGGAGCGAGGGGCGCTGCTGCGGGAGCCTGCAGCTGTGGttgttgatgttgttgtCGAGGAGCTAGAGCTTGCGCAAGTACTGGTTGCGAGAAGGAAGTAGGTTGTGACATTTGAGAGGGCATGAATGACAATGGTGAGGACAGATGTTGTGATTGGGTCTGAGCAGGCGATTGCGGGGTCAAGGAGATATTATAGTTCGGGCCTGATCCCGATGAGGAAACATTTGAAGTGTACAACGTAGATCGACCCGGTTGAGGATGAACCTGAGGCTGAAGGGGCGCGAACGATGATGTGGTAGGTTGTAAAGGAGGTAATCCCGACGATGTCAAGGGTGTCGACACATTACCAGCAGATGACGTGGACGACCCAAACGCCGCCGAATTGAATGAGGAGGCAGGGATGAGCCTGGCCTTCAACTTGGTCGACGTGGTGGTAGTGGTGGCGGATGTGCTTGGTTTGAGCGATGCACCGGTTGTATTTGCCGATAAAGGCCTAGGCGATACTGAAGCTGGTGTTGTGATAGGGAACGAGTTGCCTGTATTGTTAATacccaagctcaagctggGGAAAACAGATGTTAAACCACTATCATTATTATTCGCTATTGCGGTTGAAGGGGTATTGTTCAACCagccttcatcatcccacGGGTCCGTGACGCCTGTCACCCCGACAGTAGGCACTACCGATCCAGAAGATCCCATTCCTGAGCCGTTCCCTCTAACAAGTGCTTCAAAGTCGACGTCCCCACCACCGTCACCGTTACTCTGTGCAACACGACCGAAGGAACCAGCATTCAGGGCAGCAGCATTGGCAGCTGCCAAGCTGGCTGTTTGCGCTTCAATAAGATGTACGTCTCGGAGATGCTTAGTGTGTTCTGCTTCGACGCGAGCGCCTAGGGTTTTGATTACGCTGTTGAAACCGAATTGGTAGTGTCAGTGGATAATAAGGGGGAGTTTGACGAAGATCTAATTTATTGTGATCTTGTGACTTACGCCATAAATTTTCCAAACTGCTCGGCATTTAGTACTATCGTGATACCCATCAGTTATCGGACCAAGGTACCCGAACAGATACATTAAACTTACAGGGACCCATTGACATGGACCAAAGCTGAGGCAATACAAGAGTCGCAGTCGCTTCTCGATCAACCTTGGCGCCCATAGCTTCGTGCACCGCCAACGTGGCCATCTGTACTCCTTCGCTTAgctcattcttcctttttacgaaggaaaaaagacaaTAAACTTACCATGACGGCGGGTTCCTTTGTCTTGATCTTTGCCAAAAGCGGCACCAACTTGCTTGTCAACGTCGCTTTATCCAACGTGCCCACCATTGCCTTAAAACAATCCAGTGTCTGCACTTTAACACTCAATATCCTCGTTCGTGTAAACACAATCGCAACTTTGACAAGGAGTACGTTTTGGACGGTGCCGTAATCGAGAATTTCACAGAGATGAGGGATGGTTTTCAAGACGCGTTCTTGTACAGGGAGGTGCTCGCTTTCGAGGGAATTGTAGACGAGAGGCATGACATTTTCGCGGAATACTTGAGGGGttgtcttttcttcaaaGAGGCCGAGGTGCTCCAATAAGGCTGTTGGGAAACTCGTTAGTCTCCTCACTTGCTTTGACTCATGGGATTAATTTACTCAGCATGTTCTGTGGAGGATCTTTAAGCGTGAAAAGAGGTCGGAGCTTATTCAAGACTTTTGAAAACTCGTCTTTGCTTAACCCTTTCGAAATCTCAAAGACGTTTGGCAGAATAAAAGGCAGAAGATATGGGTCTTTCATCTATAATATAGTCAGCAAATAATATGCTAAGGAAACATGCGCTGTGAATAAATAAACAAAGAAGACTTACCTCCTCCAATAGACTAGGCAACACTTTACCTTTCCGCAAACGTTCAGAAAAGGTCGGCACTACCCTTATCAAGCCTCTCAGAAAAGTAGCTTTTTCCTCACGAGGCTTTGATGCAAAGGTAGTTGGATCGAGGAAATTGAGTGTGGAGATGGCAAGCGACGAGAAGAACgggtgggaagggagagaaaggagggaaaTTCTTGTTGACGGGTGTCGTGTGAGAAGGCGGGGTAAGAGATCTTTAAGCTCAGAGCTACATCTCTCCCATCTGGGTCCACTTGCCCATGCGCGTCTCAAAAGTTTACCTTCTGCGTTGTCCCTCAGATTCTGCATGGATCCGCGGTTGGAGAATGGAGGTTTACCTCCCATGTGGACAGCGTAGAGGATGCAGCCGAGGGAGTAGAGATCGTTTGATGTAGACAAGGTTGAGTCAAGAGCGTATTCAGGAGCTAGATAAAAAGGCCGTAAGCTCGTTGCTAGCTGAAAAACACATGGTAAGACGTACCGAGGTAATCGAGCTTCCACTGGACTTGCGGTGGTAATCTGGCATCGACCTCGGGGTAGACGTATTTGGTTGCAGAGCCATCAGGCTGCGTAAGAGAAGTCGTATGTGAAAGTCCAGTCAGCTTCCAATCTCCCTAGTTTACACCCTTTGATCAGTATTTCTTTCGCCCAATCCATCAAATAGAGGTGGTAACGGACTTTGGCATTGATGACGACGGCTTCTAGTCCCAAATTCAAATGCACCATCTTCGCCTGATTATGCAAAAATCCCAGACCCCTAGCCAGCTGTAAACTCCCCTTTTGGATCTCCACCTCATCCAGATCCaactctccttctcctctcccactcATGCCTATCTCATCAGCAGCGGGCGGTCGACCTGGCCGATAGTTTGTAGATGAACgagcggcagcagcaagggaCGAGAGGGATGATATGATCCGTTCAGTGATGAAGACTAGTTCAGAGCGAGATTCTTCAAGTGGTTCGACCATGTGCAGGATATCGGGATGCCGAAGTCGCGAGAGTGACGAAGCTTCCTTTCTGAGCTGCTCTACAACCcactccttccctcccatcccaccAAACCCAACTCCACCCTTGATACCTTCTAATACCCTTTTCTCGAATATCCATACAGAGACTTCTTTGCCTGTTGTTTTGTGCATTGCCGGTGTGACTTTCCAGAGACCGACATTGAACGATTTTTGATAGTCGGAAATtaaagaggaaggtgtgggtgtggaagtggaagggagGTTCGTGGCTGAGGCGGACGGAGAGGGGGTTGGGGAGTTGAGTGTATATGCTGATAGATATGATGTttttgagaagaggattgagGCTGCTGCGAACATGGCGTATGATATACAATtgtggatggaagatgggatgtAATACATATAGATGTATAGGGTAGGGAGGGAAACAACTCGCGAAAGTTCCACGTCACAcctatcttcttctcgcagTCAACATATCCTATAATAGTTAGATGTCCCACACAAATTCATACATATTGCCATCTAGTCGAATCGCGAAAGACACTCATCCATAGGCCGTCCAGAATATCATGCGGCGTAAAAGTATCTTTTAGTCAAAATCCAACCTTTTTTTGAAATAACTCTCTTCGCTCGAGGCACCTAATACCCTGCACACATGAAAACATTGAGTCTAATCTAATACACGACATGTTGGAATTTCGAATGTTTtggtttgtttttttttgttgatTTTTCCGCaccccatctcttccttccttattcctttcctctcagACACATTCTAAAAGTTCCCTCCGCTTACATTCATCGATAAACCATCCGCTTAGGCAGTCGCACAGTAccgcagaagaagtggtgGTTGTGCCCCTCCCGGCGCTTGGCGCTGAGCAGGGCGATCTCGCCCCATGGACGTCGTCAAATGTCTATTCCGAAAGCCACAATCAGCACAACCAAAAGCAAAATCGGGCTAACGATGATCACCAAGAACGGTAAAAATAACGCACCACTGTCATCGTCAGACCCGTAaaactcatcatcatcatcttccaaatcacCCAAATCATTGAAATCAACCTTGTACCTCAACAATCCGCCAATACCACCAAATCCTTTCACAAATTGCGAGCCTTCCTGAGACTTGTTGGTGACGAATTCGAGGGTGGCACCAAATTCGCGGTACTTTTCGGCAAACCATTCGAGCACGGGTTGCGGTTCCGCGGCTTGTTCCATCTCGAGACCGGTGGATTTGTCCATAAACTTCTCTCGGTCCTTGTCGGCGGGGGTAGAGAAGACGATAATTTCCTCTGCGAAACAGCAATTCCAAAATTAGTGCGGACACAAAGGTGATGGGACGAGATGTaaaatgatgacgactTACCACCGGCGGCATTACGCAAAGTGTTTCGGGTCATTTCCAAGTTCTCCCACACGATCAGAGTCTCCACGGCACCCATCTCAAGCGCCTTAAGTGTATCACTAATACCAAAGCAGTACTTGCCAGTGTCCAGTGCAATCTCATCAAAGTACTTTTGGAtaagcttcttctcctgtaCAAACTTGACGTTGGCAAGCGAATCGGCGGCAAGCTCAATAGCCTGGTTAAAGCCATTTTCACCACCATAAGATACATCGACAACCTTGACGACCTTGGCGAGCAATCGGGGGTCAAAGAGGTCACTTCCACTCAAATCGGTCTTGAGCTCGGCGCTACCAGCGAGGACCAGACCCGCGACGTTAACCTTATCAGCGGTAATGAAGTGCTGAACAGCAAGTTCGGCGACTTTTCGGACATAGTTTCgacgagcttcttctcggaGACGAGAGAAACGAAGAGCGGATTGACCACCTCGGCCGTGTTTCTTGGGAAGGTCGACAGTGAATTTGTGGATGACTTCACGGGTGTTACCAGAGAGAGTACCGAAGAGGGATCCGTTACCGTCACTATCAAGAAAAGACGAAAATAAGTCTGGATTCGCAAAAGTGCCTTGAAAAAAGGTGTAACTAACATGACAATAAAACCCCACTTAGAGTCATTCTCTAAGAGCTCCTCCAGCGCCTCAACGTGGAATCTGCTATCACACATGTATAAAGAGGTGTTGATAGGCTTGAAAGGTTCAAGCGCAAAggaaatcttcttctccttgccttcatcGTTCAAAACGGTACCGACAAAGACACAAAGACCGTTGTCAGGGACTCGGTTGTAAAGCTTCAATTTTTGTTGAGTAGAGGTGATAGCGGAAAGGACAGAAAGTCTAGGAAGTGAAAATGTCAGCTAATTCACCATATTCTGGTGTTTCTCTGAAAGCAGATTGGTAGGTTCGTTCGCTATAACGCATGACAACTTGACAAATCGTGATGTCATCCTGCCCTGACTCATCTCCCTTGGAAGTCGTCCCAAAAAAACCCTTCCCTTGTTCCCCCAAGCATCACACCCCAATAGACATCCTAAGCACAAGCAAATATGCGAAgggggagaaaaaggaaaaaggaaaaggagctCACCGGTTAACACGAGACTTGATGTTAGAAGCGGTACCGTATTCGGTAGTCAACATATTAGACGCCTGAGAAATTTGTgatcgaggaggaaggataaGGGTGATACAAGAGGTACCAGCACCTCGGGAGTTGGCAAGCATATTCAGCAGCTTGCGGTACCTCCATATCTGATTTCGACAATGTTAGCTGCGGACGTTTTTTAGCCTGCTTCAAGGGAGGGATGTCGAAAGTGATTTGGTGGTTTAGCTTACTTCGATAGCCTGATCAGACTAATGGGATGGTCAGCAATTGTATGGTATGCGGTCCGGATGTACAGTACATACCTCTTCTGCGCTGGACAtaattctttttttttgtggAGATGTCTATATAATATGGGTGTATGTGTGCGATGAAAACAATGGCAAAGCCGTCAGGCAGCCCATGTCGAGCGAGACGGAAAATTCGAGTGTGGCGGGTTGGGTAATATTACGTAAACCACAATTGATGGCGAATGATGACGGGCAAATCATTCCCTATCTGATAAGTACAAGTATTGTCGACTCATTTTGTTGATTTTTTTATATCCCATCGCAATGTCCGCAAACAATCTCGTCCAAGTCAATTCCCCAGAGCACTTCAAGGATCTTCTCTCTGCAGATCTCAACAGAGTTTCCTGCCTCAATTTCTGGGCACCATGGGCAGAGCCATGTGTCGCTTTTAATAGCGCTGTTGAAAAAGAGGCGGGCCAATTTCCTTCAGTTCTCTTCTTAAACGTGGGTACCTGTCAAGAGCAATGAGAGATTTTCAAGTTATGATGGccttgagaagagaagatgtatCACCgcttgaagaggtggtATGGAATGATGAATAAGCCGAATTCAGTGCTGACATCTGTTCATCTCGCCGCCGTGCTCCATTTCGCCTTCGAATATCAATACCAAATCTCAAACATCAAAACACTGAATACTTCAAATCTGAAAATCCATATAGATCGAAGCTGAACAATTGGCCGACATCTCCGAATCATTCGACATTGAGGCcgtcccttctttccttctccttcgtGTGAGTCCGGTCTCTCATTTCCCTGCTTGTCTTTTTCCCCCTCAGGCCTTCTATAAAGGCAGATCCTATGTGctattctcctcttttgtGCGCTAGTGGTGCTATTTTGACGGAGTTCAGAGCCTCCCTTTTTTAATAGGATGGGTAAATTCAGCAGAGGGTTCCGGGTGTTGCGACTCCGTGTGAGATAAGATCGCATCCTTCATGGCTGTTTGGAGCGTCCGCGCTGTCTGTGTTGCTTTCACGGGCACCGAACGGTCCTATGCTACTTTCTGTCGCTGTATGATCCTCTCTTATTATTATGTGAGAGGGAGCGTAAGGTGCCTGCTTTGGGCATTACCATCTGACTGCATCTGTGGCGAACAGGTTACGAGTCAGAATCAGCTCTAGCTCCATTGGCTCTCGCATGATTGGCCTTCTCTGCGATCCATATCTTCTCTCCGTGCACCAACCCGTTTCCACAAGTGGTCCTATGTGTCTCTCTTTTGTTAGCCAGACGTCACCATCCACGCTTAACAATCTCTCTTTTTATTTAACAGAGTCCTTTGCAAAACCATGTCCAACTGTGCGACATGGGCACATCCTTTATGGGACCCTTTCTCTAAGCTTCCGAAAGCGTTGGCAATGATTTGGGGTTCGAAGTTAATGAGACTCTTTCATACAAATGGTAGTGCACCTCATAAGGAACGTGGTTTCTCGCCGTCCATTCTTGCCACCTACGTCTCTTCTGGCTCTTCTCTTTAAAGCTCCTCCCTCTTTGGGGGAAGCCAACGTACCGTCTGAGTTTCTACTTGGGGAAGCCTTGCTGACATTACCATTCTCGCTTTCTTCAaatcttttccatctcaacatACATCAATCCACACCCCCTCCTGCAATTTTATCCCTTATGAACTCTACACCTACGCCTactcctcctcaacctgATGCGGATAATCCCAATCCTAATGGCGCGAATCGTGCTAATGATCGGCAACCTTTGGCTGCTCATTCTTCTGGCTATGCTGGAAAATCGCCTTTCCCTGCCCCGCCCTCACGCTTCACTCCTCGTACACCTTCGCAATTACTATCGATCTCACCTACCAACACCGATGTCTCCGCAATTGCTCGCCCTTCTTACCTTCTCCGCACcccgccttcctccacgatctccctcccctccctcgACCCTGCATCGTCCAACGACCGCTTGGTGATGATCAACCATATCAACCGTATGAAATCACTGGGCTCCCACTCCAATTCACTTGCCAACGTCAAaatccctctttcctcccgTTCCGCATCCATATCTCTATCCTTATCCTCTCGCGGTCTCGCAACGcctacatcctcctccatcatccgTAACAAACCCAACATGCCATCCCCACTTGACAAACTCGATTACTTATACAATATCCCACCCTCCCCTCCCATCTCCGCCGATGCTGACCCGGGTCAATTACTGGTCATGTCGCAAATGCCAAACCCCGACGTCGACTCGCCCATCGGGTCGCCCTTTGTGAATCTTAACCTCCAAacgtcatcttcat
Encoded here:
- a CDS encoding peptide chain release factor 1, whose product is MSSAEESDQAIEIWRYRKLLNMLANSRGAGTSCITLILPPRSQISQASNMLTTEYGTASNIKSRVNRLSVLSAITSTQQKLKLYNRVPDNGLCVFVGTVLNDEGKEKKISFALEPFKPINTSLYMCDSRFHVEALEELLENDSKWGFIVIDGNGSLFGTLSGNTREVIHKFTVDLPKKHGRGGQSALRFSRLREEARRNYVRKVAELAVQHFITADKVNVAGLVLAGSAELKTDLSGSDLFDPRLLAKVVKVVDVSYGGENGFNQAIELAADSLANVKFVQEKKLIQKYFDEIALDTGKYCFGISDTLKALEMGAVETLIVWENLEMTRNTLRNAAGEEIIVFSTPADKDREKFMDKSTGLEMEQAAEPQPVLEWFAEKYREFGATLEFVTNKSQEGSQFVKGFGGIGGLLRYKVDFNDLGDLEDDDDEFYGSDDDSDI
- a CDS encoding SCY1 protein kinase, encoding MFAAASILFSKTSYLSAYTLNSPTPSPSASATNLPSTSTPTPSSLISDYQKSFNVGLWKVTPAMHKTTGKEVSVWIFEKRVLEGIKGGVGFGGMGGKEWVVEQLRKEASSLSRLRHPDILHMVEPLEESRSELVFITERIISSLSSLAAAARSSTNYRPGRPPAADEIGMSGRGEGELDLDEVEIQKGSLQLARGLGFLHNQAKMVHLNLGLEAVVINAKGDWKLTGLSHTTSLTQPDGSATKYVYPEVDARLPPQVQWKLDYLAPEYALDSTLSTSNDLYSLGCILYAVHMGGKPPFSNRGSMQNLRDNAEGKLLRRAWASGPRWERCSSELKDLLPRLLTRHPSTRISLLSLPSHPFFSSLAISTLNFLDPTTFASKPREEKATFLRGLIRVVPTFSERLRKGKVLPSLLEEMKDPYLLPFILPNVFEISKGLSKDEFSKVLNKLRPLFTLKDPPQNMLTLLEHLGLFEEKTTPQVFRENVMPLVYNSLESEHLPVQERVLKTIPHLCEILDYGTVQNVLLVKVAIVFTRTRILSVKVQTLDCFKAMVGTLDKATLTSKLVPLLAKIKTKEPAVMMATLAVHEAMGAKVDREATATLVLPQLWSMSMGPLLNAEQFGKFMAVIKTLGARVEAEHTKHLRDVHLIEAQTASLAAANAAALNAGSFGRVAQSNGDGGGDVDFEALVRGNGSGMGSSGSVVPTVGVTGVTDPWDDEGWLNNTPSTAIANNNDSGLTSVFPSLSLGINNTGNSFPITTPASVSPRPLSANTTGASLKPSTSATTTTTSTKLKARLIPASSFNSAAFGSSTSSAGNVSTPLTSSGLPPLQPTTSSFAPLQPQVHPQPGRSTLYTSNVSSSGSGPNYNISLTPQSPAQTQSQHLSSPLSFMPSQMSQPTSFSQPVLAQALAPRQQHQQPQLQAPAAAPLAPQSVISPPPGWSTGVMQPTAAPKPVWGKSSGGTGALDWGDLDPLK
- a CDS encoding nucleolar protein 15 encodes the protein MAPKRSAPTSKSGAASKKSKPASKGAKPKSTESPLDTVMNVASSVLNTVSDAVDVAGDLVLDDGEPAAASEALEETVDVPALKKKGKAAKSKAGETAAQVADKVQESAKPVRGKAAKALKDAQEVDVKAVADKAAKAAKNTAAAVEKAAKDPENRKKAEDFMEQAESAVKKVADKVGEVLEDTLEQFGEASGITEVAENLTKKGKKQAAKKGKEVTEKAEEIKQTGKRKAQEVVKEAEPVAKKTRSKAKKALEPEPESEQEEDEGDEDVYIHGFSSSDGEADSSDDESDAEDLAVAEAARTVDMGSLPMVAKDDKSVQQRLKKASKKKSDKKGTLYLGRIPHGFYEDQMKEYFSQFGDVTRVRLARNRKTGASKHYAYIEMSSESVAEIVADTMNNYLLMGHLLKCHVIPSDKVHPQLWVGANKKFRKVPRARVEKMKHEKERTEEEKAKADQKLLKKERQRKKKLEAAGIDYEFDGHKQV